In Oryza sativa Japonica Group chromosome 8, ASM3414082v1, the sequence ttgctcaaagctattttgtaaacacgatcctagaactaaacagtattattaatcaaggccgtgaacccacacgaacctgccttaacccaaggcctacgatgattcagaccgaactggcaacccgaccctgggtcccagctcgtcccaagccaacccaggccaaccattccacattttagttgttgagcaaattttaagaattataacactgacttgggtacattactcggcttgcccataaccgagggctcggctattcgaatagattatactctgatcagaggtgtacatctttacccacaagacacatcttcctcacgtgtaaccacgtgccacataccaccacggtatacagacggaagacgtgacatagtttccaacccatcctagccatagacaagagtaccgacccaatcccgcctacggccggaacccccgggacaggcaggcaggactgagcccctagcagcagggcaccaaccctctgccgtatgacatctcgactaccgggccgcagctcgtgtagccttcatttgccctggagaatgtccatcgacccccgacttcatccatctccaatccgtgtacttttgtttatgactagcctgagccacaaactaagccttacccactagacatgtggaagtacggtagtgctttgcaacagaggcccgagcttaatccttatagtggccggggtgctacttcccacaactggcatgcacccaaaccccaccgaaaacaggttttaggggttttgaaagaggaagagaggtgtgtgtccaattccaacataaaccaacaattccatagtgtccaaatgatatgaaaatatcccaaagtctagagttgtaaaaccgcctaatgttacctaattaaattgcgaagcatctacctaaaattaaactagtggtgccatgagtagagtgtccactagttgaggttttgtttgctctagggtgaacaagggaataataataacaatacaataataatatggtcataacaaaggtaaataggcatggctaaataaaacagtgataacgcgggaatttaaataaagcgataatgcaataatttaaatcaacataattttataaactgggattcaatatgatcaagatgatgtgtcttgccttgctcgttttcccaatcgacggcttcgacttccacgaagagcggatcttccgaagctgcagcgtctacacgaccaacggaaaagaaaaaggctttaacactaaataactccacataacagcagaaacaaagcacaaaaatgggttctttacatcttaaggaaaaattagagacttgaacggtccaattccgagttcaaatggccaagatatggccatttgaagtttatatgctctttaaatggatatttgcgaatttcttcatttaaattttaattaaaaatctcatttattgcgtcagccgagggagcgggcgcgcggaccgggtccacgggaagtggggcccacgcgtcagccccacggtccacggtggaccgggcgcacgcggctggcggcggtcggcgccgtgggtcccgcgcgtcagccgcacccgcgggcgcgggcggctgacggccgggcccacttggcagccgcgagggcgcgcccgagggcggcctcgccggcgcggccgacgggagcggcgcgcccgcgccccgatggtcaccgccggcaaccaccggcgcggcggagcggcacccgagagagaggagggaagggggaaagcgaacggcggtcttcggctcaccccgagacggcgaaggcggtggaaacggcggacggagcggaagaagacggcggcgcggctcgggatgacgatgacgacggtgctccggcggtcggcgggcgaagcggagcggcggacggggtcggcaaccactcggcgaagacgatggaggtgacgccgagtcgggaggaggaccggagcgacgacggcggcgaaacggagctcggcggcgatggcggagagagcggagcacggcgcgagcacgaatccgacggcgagagcgagcggcgagcggtggaaacggaagagcggagctcgggcaacgtttaaatagtgccgggggaaggaaagagcggccggagagggaggaatcggtcgcggagatttcggccgccatagatgcgccggcgatgaatgcgggaaggaaatcggacggatccgagggagagagagaggggaaaacgggggaaacgggagagggaatcacggggagtgattcccctctctttaatgcgcgcggggacggcgggatgcggcgcaatccgcggcggcggcggcgctagggcacgggcgcggcggcgggcgcggcgggaggaaggcgatgacaggtgggccccacccgtcagcgagagcggcgggcgggcccgcctgtcagcggcgcacgcgcgcggggaggccgatgggccgcgggagaggagagagagagggagagagaagtgggccgagccggcccaagagggaagggggggaaaaagaacttcttttaggattttctttttataaaacctttttaactttgtttatttcttttcaattattatttgtgctctgaaaattccactaaaatttatttaagcattttaggcttttaggaaatatacaaaaatcctctaagcctcatttgacttttttctttgcacattttaattgttggaggctttctcatgaattttaattattctttgcacaatttcgaggatagattttagagtcgttttgggacgcgacacatgccgtgtgggtatggagtatccataatctccacaatacCCCACCTAATTGCTTCATGTATCTATAATATATACCTCCTGCTGAATTCTTTATTGATTTGATTTATCCTCATGCCCGATGGTCATACCTGAACGGCCATGCTGGGCTGCTCGCAAGCGTACATATATGTCATGTCAAGCCAAATCCAAATCATCCATCCAAGGGTGTGGTAAGTGGTAGCAAAGATCAATATTCTACCTTGTACTAGGTAGTATATATCTAAAGTACGAattgcccccctccccccccggaactatcgcggtcgtccgaattagcCCCCAGAACAACAAAACCAggcattcttcacccccaactatgaataccggacgaattacccctctcgacccaatccgcggtggttttggtctacatgGCGTACATGTGGCagtctctacatgatcttcccacgggataaaataaatatgatacccttggaatactctcgggtgaaatgctacaatggtatatccgtgcgcttgcggatgaactctgtaaccataatataccagaagtatttctgcgccattgctgggaattatatttctagtaatgtcattaagaaataccaacagcgaGGACGTGGCCTCCAGCGTAGCGGCTGGCACGACGACACTCCTCCTTCAGGCTGATGTCGATACGCTGTCCTATACCCTCGAGCTGAGCACACGCCCCCCTCATCCAAGGCAAGTAGCCCGTCGTACTCTCCTCGGGCTCCGGGCGGTCAACCTTCAACTGACAGCAGATATCAGCCATGGCACTGCAGCAGCTCTTGAGATACGAGTTCACCCAGACCTCGCGACCTCGGAGGGCCTCCATGGCTTGGTCCTTCTTCACAACCACGAGTGATCGCTCCAGTTCGGTGATTTCAAACTTCATCCTCCAGTAGTCGATACGCCTATCCCGTTCAGCGATGACACTGTCAAGATCTGCAAAGGGTAGAAGATGTAAGAGATGCTAcctcttaaaaaaaactcgcaaGTTTAAAAGAGGGATTTCTCTAAAACATCACACCCGGATTCTCACGTGGGAGTCCGACTTCGCCAGCCTCAGGCGGGCAGAAAGTCGCATCCAATCCACCGTCCTTGACGGCATCGCTCGGGGAAGGCAACTCGACCATCTCGACATCAGGATCTCCGCCTTGCTGGACGTTCTCGGGATCTACATAACTACGGGAGACAAAGGAATGCGATAGATCAACAAATGACTCGTAAGAGGAATCTACTGCGTCCATAAAACAACGAAAGCGTTTTTACAAAGACCATAACACAAGACGGAGAAAAATTACTCCTCAAAAAGAGGGAGAACACTCTCCCCGAGATCCGACACGCTCTCCATCACACTCTCCCGCGTGGCATTAGCTGCCCCTTTCGCCAAGATGTCCTTGAGGTCAGCGTCGGGAAAAGCGAGCTTCACTCACGCAAGGACGTGACACGCCCCCATGTGGATTCCGTTGGAGATCTCCTCCGCAATATGGGTGGCGTGCCGTGATGGGATGGTCTCCATCTCGTCCACAAGCTCTGACAACGCCGACGTCAGCGACTTCTCGTCAGGATGCGTCGGGATGGAAGACTTCGCCCCGCACGACAAACGCCAGTTGGTGCAGCCAGGTGAAGGTCTTGCGGAGGGAGTCGCGGATGGAAAAGAGGTTGTCCTATGTATCGTTCATCCTCTTCTCTAGACCTTGGCGCTGCATCTCGTTGCCGGCCACGAGTTCCATCATCTTCTGAAGGTCCTCACGGGCGACTTCGAGCTCCGCCTCCAGTTGCGCTACCCTttcgtctgccgccgtcggacGGGCCTCCGCCCGATCTATCTGGGCCGCCACCACCCAAGAGCTGTTGTCGAGGAGGCAATGGCACTCCACCACCACGTCAGACCAAGTGGTCAcgacaggcggcggcgcgaccacAGGAGCGGCAGCGGGTCCCGCGGACTCGGTGATGGTGGGAGCGACCTCCACACGAGGAATGATAGCGGCAGTAGATCCGCTCGTCGCCACCTCACTCCTGCTCTGCGAGGAGACCACCGCTCTCCTACTAAGGTCAACAGACGACATCAGCGAAGATCGGAAAATGCGACAACAAGATTGGTCAAGAATTTCACTTACCTACCGGCGGGCTGCTTCAATGTCCTCCTCTTCGGAGGAGAGGCTAGGCTGCCCGTGTCCTGCATAAGATAGCAAATCATGACCCCGTCTTCGGCACCGTTGGGAAGGAAACTAAAGAGCGGAGACAGCGCGCCTTATCTCGGAGCCGGCAGACTTCTGCTGAGAACCGATGGAAGCGCTCGATCTCGCCCACGGCTTCCGCTTGGTGCCGCTGCCCCCGGCGATGACGGGAATGGAGGAGACCTTGGTGACTTCGTCGTCGACCTTCTCCTTCAGCGAAGCAGAAGCCTGGTGATCGACAAATGGACCGATTACATCCATCAACGGCCAAATCTGCAAGGGTTGAAGTCACTTTGGCCCTTCAAAGGAATCAGAGATACGAGATGTCCCGGTTCTCGCTTACATTGATGGCGGCAGCCTTCTCGGCCGCTGACTTATCGCAAAGCGAGGCCGGCACCTCTTCGGCCGTGGAAAGCGCGCTGATCAGGACCTCCCTGACTCGCTGCGCCACCGTGTCGTCAGGAAGATCTGAAATAAAAAAGATGCAAGGAAGTACGGTTAGATCTCGTCTATGTTTTCAACATCAGGAGCAAGAATAACGTGCAACGCAAGGATGAATACCCCGTGAAGAAATCCGAGTTACGTCCTCGGTTCCCGCGTAGTCGAATGCGGGGTGAGTGCGGGCTTGCAGCGGTTGATCTGACGACTAACGAAGTCGTCAACGACTTCATAGCCAGTCCATCCTCGCTCGCGAAGACCGCTCACAATATCGACAAAGGCTTGGAGAGAGGGCGTCATCGGAGGTTTGGAGGTCTAGTCCTCGGAGCGATCTGGTTGAACCTCGGGTACGATAAGAACCGGGTCGAGTTCTTTTATTTCGAGGTAGAACCATCTCGTCCTCCACTAGCTCCGGGATGAGTGGCATTGAAGTGGGATGTATCTCTCCTTCATGCCATCACGAAGGCGGAATCCACAACATCCTGAAACCCGATTGGGTTCCATCCACCAGAGTTCATAGAAAAAGTGGAAAAGATCAAGGAAAGgcactaccccaatgtaggcctcgcaaAGATGAACAAATATGCTCAGAAAAGCGATGGAGTTGGGGTTTAGGTGTAAAAGAGAAATCCCGTAGAAGTTTAAGATCAGCAAGAGGAATTCAGAAGGAGGAGGTAGAAAGCCACATCGGATGAAATCCTCTACCGCTACCATGCGACCTAAAATGGGAGAATGAACAGTACCTCCTGCCTCCCTCGCCATGGTTTGCTTTGGAGGGATGGCTCCTTCGGTGTACAGCTTCTTCAGTGTGGCGGCATCGGAGGAAGATTGCTCGAGGTCCGCCATTGGGGGAGGATCGCCGGAAGAAGATCACTGGTGAAGGGCGCAGGAGATTAGGGAGACGTAGAGTCCGGGGAAGCGGGGGAACAATGAGAGTTTTTTGGTAAACGGACTCAAAATGGATCCCAAAATCCCATTAAATAAGCGCACTACTTGACGGTTCGCATTTCGAGGAAAGGGGAGAGATTGCCACCGAAAATTTCTGAGGCCCATTGAGGACCATTGttcagacttcaatttaaattcaaaacCCGCATAGATAGGCTCCCTAAGAGCGTTATCGATAACTCTATATCTCTACGGTTATATAACCGAGATTGATCTAACGAGTACGACAACGCTCTATTAGGAGAAGTCGCATGCGAGGACATGAATTCATTTaagttgaagtcgggggctactgtcagggttacggataaggcataccttctATCCAACAATTTATGAAATATACCAATAAGGTATACCTTCAAGTATACGGTTGGTTCCCATATACACTGTTAGTAATTTACCtcaaattatggaaaatatctccaCGAAGTTAAGGGATTAGAGAAGTCCTACTTGGAAAGGGTAAAATCTCTAGTATATCGTGTCGGTTTACATATCTCCAAGTCTTACTTGAGGGTCAAGGTATCCcacgatataaaagggacccctagGGAGAGGCGAAGGGCATCGCACctcatcgccaacacacccaccaaagtttacgaagccggagtcCACGGAGCCAACTCGCCGAGAGATGCCGTCGAAttcctcgactacgatctcatcGGCATCGCGTATTCAGTTACTCTTTTTGTAATctgttctcatcatcatcaatcccatataaactggactagagctattacctgataaggagcatgaactagtataatccttgtcttttgtctgttttgatgtcgtactacgtagatccctgttccaacgtaccccaataccctattCTTCCGATCcgcgagtatcactcgtcgacaaaAGCTTTTCTGCCAGATTATGCACTTGATGAGGCTCCATGGGAGATAAGGCTACATAAATGGTACATGGAAGCCAGCAAGAAAGGCCTAACTAATCTAACAATTCGATCACTGGCAAAAACTTTAGCCTGTGAAGGATTCATTTGGCTTGATTTCAATGATCTGCACGCCATCCATCGTCGAGAAAAGATGGATGTAAACTACGTTGTTGCATGGTGCTTGTGAGTATGAGTGTTTATTTATTGCATGAATAAGTATGTGATCAATTATTAACAAATTGCTATTATAGTATGCAAAACATGGATGCTGAGAATTTAGGGAAACCTATCGGATTTCTGGATCTAACAAGGATCTGTCAAACTCAGCATACCGTGAGACTATCACCAAACTCCGAGCAGCTCAAGGACAAGACTCCTACAGAGATAGCGGAATACAAGAAGAGCTTGCACAAGTAGAAGATGATTATTGTCGTACAGTATATTGGACGAGCTTTCTTGCACTTCCAAAATAAGAGTCATCATGGTTGCGTACAACTTCAAGTAAGTCAAGTATATTTCATTGTACATACCTGTGTTATTTCATATGTGACTAACTGCATCGCCATTATGTAGCGATCATTACATATGTTTCATTATCTACCCGAAGACCGGCATAGTGACAGTCTTGGACCCCCTTGATTATTCTCACAAGACATATAAATAATTTCTACAAATCTTACAATAGTAAGTGATTCTCATACTTGCATGCCTACTATTAATGTATTATAATTAAATAACGGTCCTTAATGCGAAACGGTAAAAAATTCCATACAGTGCGTATAACTACTACAAGTTCAGGGGTGGAGAACAAACAAAAACAAGGGAGAAGCTTCTAGTATATATGTATTGGCCGGTACGTAATACTAACTCACTTAATGCATTTCAATAGTTTTACTCATTTCAAAATTTAACTACTTTCTTCTATCTCatgaagtgtcacaagcaacctAAGGGCACTATCATCTACGGGTACTACGCAAGCAAATTCCTCCGGGTTAATGGGAGGTACAGGGTTAACGCAGAGGATGTAAGTCTCTCAACTCAACGTACAAGTGTATTGGAGAACTACACTTCTAGATCGTACTAATGTACTATCGTTCTTTCAGTTGCCTAGAATTGAATGTCGAACAAGGATTCGACGATATGAGTATTAAAAATGTGCAACGGGACCTTTGCCAATTCATCCACCATGAGTGTTGTCATGTCTTAGGCAATTTATCTACCGCGAGTGTTGTCATGTCTTAGGCAAGTTTTTCGACCCAGACAGCATCCTGGTTTCAAGCGATGAATATAAGGTTCTTCGGGAGTGGAATAACGCGATGCCATGATGTGTTTATTAGTTATAGATGATAGTGTGTATTCGAAGTGGACAATATAAACTAATGTACAAATTTTTGTATGATACTTTGAATGCAATACATATCAGTATTGAATGTTTATTAGTTACTATcattaattatgaattaattaattacaacattattcaaaaaattattaATACAATATTGCGGCTATTTTCAATTCTTATTGCTAATTTCCCAGGCGGTCAAATCCTATCTTCGTGGGCGGGTTTTTTATATCTTCCCAAGCGGTCCTCCTAGCTCCCTTCCGCTTGGGAAGATGACGTTCCCAGGCGGACCGGCCACCCGCCTGGGAAGATAACCGATCTTCACACGCGATTGCCTACAGGCGGAACACCGGCCCGCCTGGGAAGCCCATTTTAGCCCGCCTGCAAATATTCCAGTAGTGTTAGCTCGATTACAAAGCACACATACACAAATCAACCTGCTTATATCCATGTTACTGCATAGACTTTCTTGTATTTCTGCAAAACGCGATGTGTTTTATTACAGGTGGTTATATTACTATGAGTGAATATTATCTTActgcaaaacatgattttcgtcGTCACTTCATGCTAAGGCCATTATAATAGATTTGTAAAAGTATTATTGCTcaacatatttttatttgataAGGACGATGGAGTATGCATTAAACCTTCTTAAAAGAAAACACGCGAAACTTATTATCATCGTTGTAACTTCATCGTTGTACCTTAGCATAATGTCACGATGGGATTGTAATAATGTGACAACTTGATTGTTACCACATGTTTTTACATGTTTTTACAGTAACACtcttaagaaaagaaaatatgtaACATGCTATGTTCCTGTAAACCTTATAGTCCGTACTGCACTCCTGTAGTAATATCGCAATGGGATTGTAGTAACGTATAATAGACAGTACTGTAGAgagtataaatttttttaaaaaagaaaatctttgaAGAACAATATCTCTCACATGATGTACTAATTCTTTAAAGGTTTGCACCATGttgctagaaaaaaaatgtttatcaAAACTATATTCATCATGACTATATTTGAACTATAGTTTAGCGTCGTTACTGCAACTCGAATAATCAAAGtttcaatttgaatttgaaattaACTTCAACTAAAAATCTTAAACTTTGaatgaaaaattgaaaactttcaaccctaaatttcaaactttcaacttataTTTAACACCTTCTCAGAATGTTTATTTATTAttgtattataaaaaaaagtatgctTGATATTCATCATTAGCGCTAAGCACGATTAGTGCTAAGCACGTCATTAGCGAACGTGCGCGACAGGAGAGAGCGCAGACCagcgggaaaaagaaaaaaacgtgGCAGCTTATTGGGCTTTGTGTGGGTCGTGGGCCGGCAGAAATGTAGCGCCCGGCCTGCGGAGCCTTGCCATAAAATTgtgagttttagggttttgcACTTTTGCTCCTCATCTCGACGCCGCCACGGGAGCTGCTCCCGCTTCTCCTCCgtcgctctccgccgccgccgccaccgtcacccTCCTCGGCCTCCCGCTGGTCTCCTCCGTCgtcctcctctgccgccgccgccaccgtcacccTCCCTTCGCATGGCGATGTCGAGCGTGAGGAAAGCCTTCGTGCGCGCCGCAGGGGTACCTAGatcttcctctcctccctccctccctccattcTTCCCCCTCAATCCACTTGTGAGAGACCTAACTTAATTTCTAATACCTTTTTACAGGGGCCGATCTCCTCCTTCGCTGAGAAACGGGGCTCGTTCTTCTCCGGTCCGGACGGTGGAGGAAAATGGCTGAAGGTTTGCATaatatctttttctcttttgcaTAACAAAGGTCGATTTGTTTGGAGATTATTCAGTGAGTAAATTGCATCTTAGACCACTTTTTCTTGCCATTGTTGCAACTTGGACTAGGGAAAAACAAACATTTTCACTTTAAACCACCTATCTTTACCGGTTGATGCAAGTTAGGCTAGTTCTTCTACCTCCTGCTAACCAGCTCCCTCTTCTCCTCAGTTCTCTCCCTCCAAGgtcatttctctctctctctctctctctcttctcgtaTCACCGAAGCCAGCGAGCGGTAACCCCATCATGAACTGCGCCACTACTCCTATAGGGGTTGCTGCTGTTGGGGTGAACACAGTACTACATCGCCCCCAATTAGTACATGGTTTGACCCTTATAGGGGGATGATGCAGGATAAGCTAACCCAGCCATGGTGACAGCCATCTCGTGGTGTTGCACAAATTGGACGTTGTCGGGCATCACAACGATGTTTTCCTTGTAGATGACTGTTAAGATCGTCATCCTGCTGTGGCCCTGAAGCAATCCAGTCGATGGCAGTGGACAACGGCTGGAAGAATAAAATCCGTTTGGAGTTTGTTATGCATGCACGAGGGATGTGGCGAGCTGCAGGTTGTGGCGACTGCGTCAAGCGTGCGTTGTGGGCGTGAGTTTTGTGCGGCATGCGCAACGTTGAGTCCAGGAGTTCCGGATCGTGGGATGGCACGATTTAGGCCTAGgattcttttttctgttttggAGTATAAGTAGATTTCCATTTTGTAAGTTTACAGATAAGTTCAATGAGAAAACCCCAGAAAATCGCCACACAAAGCTAGTGCGTTTCGTTGTTTCTCTGAAACTCTCCATTTCTTGTTACTCTCTGTTCTTCTCGTTTGCTTGCCGGATTTAACACAGTGCTGTTCAATACTGGTTCTTCTCCAACAATGACGTGCTCCAGCAACATCACATATGAATTCACGGCGCGGTAGTTGAGCTCGATCATTACATCCACATGGCAATGAGGAATTTCTTCtgccctttttcttctttttttctgtcAAGTGCAACCATTGTGCCGAAGCTGGTGCCGGCGTTGAAGCTGGTACCGGCGGAGTTCCAGCGCAAGCACAGCACTGGTGGGTGGCTGCTCAACCTGCTCACTTGTAGTGGTGGTTCTTCCTACCCAtgagtggagagagaggagaaagagggggAGCTAGAGGTAGAAGAAACAGTCCAAACTGAAACAACCGGTAAAGATAGGTGGtttaaagtgaaaaaaaattgtttacCCCTGGTCCAAATTGCAACATTGGCAAAAAAGAGTGCCCCAAGATGTAATTTACTCTTATTCAGTTCattttcaaacaaaaagaaaacccCCCAATGTGAAGGTGTTGTTTAGTTTGACACCTTATCAAATTTGCAAGCTCTTGTAGCTGAGaagaaaataaatgaaaaaaaaatcaaatacaaCTTGGGATTTGATGATAGCACTTGAATACAAATGTTTTGTTACCAACATACCTTTGATGTTTTTATTTGCCCTGTTCTCTCCCTTGTGGTTCTTATCAAGCCAGTTTCTTTGATGCCTTGTGCGTCTCGTGCGAACGTCCTTTTTCTTTAAGCGTGCATCACTTAGCATTTCATCTGGCTGAGCATCCTCTAGGCTAGGACTTCACCAGAATTTCTAGGATTACTTATGTGTGAATCCATTTTTTCTTCAATTTCCTTTTTAAGGATGTTCAGTGCATTATCAACTAGCAAACAACATTCTGGAAAGCTGGCCGCTTGATGCGCCAAAGTGAGAAATTTATGAGATAGGAATTTGTAGTGAAGCATAGCTTCCAACTTTGGATTTTCGATTATGTCGTTCCTGGGTGTCCCTTATAGTTACATGGCGTGCATCCCATGTCCATCGCTTCAATATGTAATGTGTTGGCAATATGATCTCTTCTTTCAGGATGCCAGGGAATGGTGCGATCGCTGGCAATCTGTTGGATGGGCAATTGGCTCATTGTGTGCAGGCGCAGGAGTGGTTGGTGGGATTGCCGCGAGGTACATAAGGCATGATGTCGAGGCATATGTTGATGGGAAGATAGCGCAGGTCGTATCAAAAAATGATGAGTTCCGTGTGGCTGCGACAAAAA encodes:
- the LOC4344825 gene encoding uncharacterized protein, encoding MAMSSVRKAFVRAAGGPISSFAEKRGSFFSGPDGGGKWLKDAREWCDRWQSVGWAIGSLCAGAGVVGGIAARYIRHDVEAYVDGKIAQVVSKNDEFRVAATKTHYDFQQKISDLFLEYQRELNMLAKSHLQFQRDMMKLEHSIFLLPNFAPEEKGPVGAVGGDRGPVDAVGGDREPVGAVGGDKGSEGQLNL